A DNA window from Aspergillus nidulans FGSC A4 chromosome I contains the following coding sequences:
- a CDS encoding protein dfgF (transcript_id=CADANIAT00006495) gives MLLSIISFTTLALPRAAAASPETAASRAITATEALQTWYNRTTGIWDTCGWWNGANCMTTLADLATLKLNDSVDGLAKDVFQNTFSVAPNSNPYPERGIDADYTTANGTSYSQTLDKKVPTGAANASLWLDGSYDDDAWWGLAWVAAYDATGQTDYLDLAEGIFYHLCGNGGIDSDYTHVYVGAVANELYLALAAQLANRASDSEYYLGWAKRQWSWFRDSGLINENYTINDGLTNDCANNGATAWTYNQGIILGGLVELNRAVDNETSSNSTYLQEAHKIAMSAIAALTDDYHVLHEPCEPDNCGGDQTQFKGIFMRNLRLLHEVTPNDTYAQVVNASAQSLWANDRTDENQFGIDWSGPVDSGKVDASTQSSALDALVAAIWE, from the exons ATGCTGCTTTCCATCATCTCATTCACAACGTTGGCTCTCCCAAGAGCTGCCGCAGCGAGCCCAGAAACCGCCGCCTCTCGAGCCATCACCGCGACCGAAGCGCTCCAGACTTGGTATAACCGGACGACGGGGATCTGGGACACCTGTGGCTGGTGGAATGGAGCGAATTGTATGACAACACTAGCGGATTTGGCTACTCTAAAGTTGAACGACTCGGTCGACGGACTCGCGAAAGACGTGTTTCAGAACACATTTTCTGTCGCGCCAAATTCGAACCCTTACCCCGAAAGAGGGATTGATGCCGACTACACGACAGCGAATGGAACGTCTTATTCTCAAACGCTTGATAAAAAGGTGCCAACTGGTGCCGCGAACGCGTCGCTGTGGCTCGACGGGTCgtacgatgatgatgcgTGGTGGGGACTGGCGTGGGTTGCTGCGTATGATGCTACCGGTCAGACAGACTACCTGGATCTGGCCGAGGGGATCTTCTATCACTTG TGCGGCAATGGGGGAATCGACTCAGATTACACCCACGTCTATGTCGGCGCGGTAGCAAATGAGCTATATCTTGCACTTGCTGCTCAGCTCGCCAATCGCGCCTCCGACAGCGAGTACTACCTTGGCTGGGCCAAACGCCAATGGTCCTGGTTCCGGGATAGCGGATTGATTAATGAGAATTACACGATAAATGACGGGTTGACCAACGACTGCGCAAACAACGGCGCCACAGCGTGGACTTACAATCAGGGCATTATCCTGGGGGGTTTGGTTGAGTTGAACCGCGCCGTGGATAACGAGACTTCCTCAAATTCAACGTATCTACAAGAAGCTCATAAGATTGCGATGAGCGCAATCGCCGCATTGACAGACGATTACCATGTCCTTCATGAACCCTGTGAGCCAGATAACTGTGGGGGAGACCAAACGCAGTTCAAGGGCATCTTTATGCGAAACTTGAGGCTCCTGCACGAGGTGACACCAAATGATACCTATGCCCAGGTGGTCAATGCTTCAGCTCAGAGTCTGTGGGCAAATGATCGAACGGATGAAAACCAGTTTGGAATTGACTGGTCTGGTCCTGTGGACAGTGGCAAAGTAGATGCTTCGACACAGAGCTCGGCTCTTGATGCGTTGGTTGCTGCCATTTGGGAATAG